DNA sequence from the Bacillus pumilus genome:
TTTCAGCACGCACTACAAAAAGCCGCCGACAACTCAACAAAACGATTAAAAGGATCAGCACTTTATAATTTAGGATTGAGTTATTTTCATAACAATGATCTTTCAACCGCAATTAAATATTTTAATGAATCTATTCATTCGTTTAAAGAACAGGGATATGAGCACTTAAATAAAATTCTTGATCCGCTGGTCATGTTGACAAAATCATATTTTAAAAATGAGCAGAGTGATTTAGGTTTATATGCACTAAACTATGGAATAGAATTAGCTGAAAAATTAAAAGATGATATTTTTATCAATACTTTCGTTATGTTGAGATCACTTTATATTGATAACAATGTAAATCGCATAGCAGAGTCAATGGCTTATTTGGAATCAAAGTCTCTTTTTGCAAATCTTGAAGATTTAGCGAAAGATGCAGTGAAGCATTATAATAAAGCAGGAGATATAGCACGCTCAAACGAATTTTATTGAGAAGATTCTATATTTCCAACACCAAATTAAAAGGGGAGACTGTCTTTATGAAATTTAAGTCAGTAGCAACCGTATTAATAATTGTCAGTTTGTTATGTGCTTTTAGTTATGCTTCATCAAACGATATCCATAATGAAGCCCAGAGAGGACATACATCAAGTATTGGTTATTTTGCTTAAACTGATTGTAATAATTTCAATAGCAAAGCGGGGGTTATAATTGTAATACAAAAATATCCTTAAATAAGAAAAAGATGTTGACTAAGAATAATTTCCCACTTATAATCTATTTGAACCATAATTTGAGATAATAGGAGATGAAGAAAAAAATGAAAAAAATTCTTGCAGGAGTCTTAGCACTTAGCTTAATAGTTGGTATCGGTGGAATAGCACAAGCAAAGAACTATAATTTTTCAAGAGTTTTACCTAAGCTTCAAAACTGGGGAGATGTAGCGAAAGGTGTAAAAAGCACCAGTAAAAAAGCTAGCATTAACTTCTCTGTAATCGCAAAGGATTATAAGATAAATGTAGGTCATTGGAAAGGTGATACACAAGTTTCAGCAAAAGCATACGATCTTAAAAAAAATGACAGACGTTATTTTACTGTTGATTCTAGTGCGGAAAAAAAGACGATTAAAGCAGGAGCACAAACGTCTAATTGGACGATACATGGTGTGGAAGTTTCAGGAAAGTGGAATCCGGATTATAAATAATTTTAAAAACAATACGACGATATCGTCGTATTGTTTTTAATAATTAAGAGGGAGAAATCTATGTGTGAATTAAGGAAGCTTATAAAAAATAAGTTATTATATATTGTATTGTTTATATCAATTTGTATTGTTTTGGTAAATGCAATTATTGGCTCCATACAATATAATACGGAATACGATCTGTATAATCGATTATATAGTAAATTTCCAGATGCTCTTGCAATGATATCACCGCATCAATATTGGATGGGCCTATCAGATTCATTTTTTTCTTCATTTTTTTATTTCATATTTCCTTTACTTATAGGTTTACCAATTGTTGATTCCATCTTTAGAGAAAAGAGTTCTGGGAATGTAGAATATATCCTAACAAAAGAAAGTAGACTAAGATATTATAGTAGGAAATTTATATTTACATATTTTTCAGGGGTTATTTTGTTTGCATTCCCGTTACTTATAGGAATATTAATTTCTAATCTGGTTAATGGACAATGGGATTTTTCAGCATATACGGATGTGTATAAGAAAGTAATGAATGGAACGGCTTCCTTTGCTGATAATGTATTTGACGGACAGAAAAAAGAAATGTTCTCTGATTTACTAGCTAAATCTCCTTATCTATATATTTGCATATATTACTTAATAGCTGCATTATATGCAGGAATGTATGCTTGTTTTGGATTAGCGATTTCTTTGTTTTTAAAAAACAGATATATTGTGCTTCTTTCTCCTTTAATGCTCTATCTAGGATTCTGGCTTTTATGTAGTTTAATAGGAAAAGTATCTATCGATCCATTTAATTTCTTAGATCCAAGACAACCAGTACACAATCTATCATATTCTTCTTTTTATATTAATTTTATTATTGGAATGTTGACAATAGTGATCATTTATATATTAGGAGTGAAAAAAAATTCTGACACAATTTAAGTATGTTTTTATAGATTTAAAAAGGGATTTATTGAAGTTATTAATTTTTATGAGTGTGCTTCTTTTCATATTAAGTATATCTGTAACTCCAATATCCTCATACGGACTTGCGAAATTTTCTAATTTTATAGAAATACTTACTTTTTTTAGATATGATTTTATGTTTGGACCAATTTTTCTTTTCTTACTGGTAATGTCTAAATCATATCAATTGAACGCTTGGATAATTTTGAGAAGGTTTTCTTCTAGGAAAGAAATTATTTCTTTTAAAATTACAACAGTTATCGTCTATTCGTTTTTATATACTCTTTTAATAAGTACATGGGCAATTATTGTTACTAAGATGGCTAGTTATCTACACTTCAAAGGAATAAGTTACACAGCTTTGTTAAATTATATTCCTTCAGTAGAAAGCGACAATATCTTTAGTGGGGTTTTCTTTTTTATCATATTTTTTCTTATGACGCAATTAATTGGAGTGGTGTATGTTTTTTTTCAAGAGCTAATTAATAATAAGTCACTAGTTACTCTTTTTTGTATTTTTTTAATGATAATAGATAGAACACTAACGGGCTTTGTCTCATTTTATTTTGTGTATGGTTATAAACAAGCTCCTTTTCAATCTGTCTTAGAGCTTTCAGCCCTCATCTTTATATTTTTCTTATTAACAAGATGGGTGTCTACTTCATCGGACTTTGGGAGTCTCAATTAAATGAAAATACTAAAGCTTGAATATTTCAGACTGAAAAATACCATACTTAGAAGTTTAGTCATTGTACTAGTATTACATGCTATAAATACAATGATTTTCATCAAAAATATTAAGGGTTTGGAAAGCTCTAAAGACTTCTTCACTTTACTTTTTAGTTCTTCAAATGGAACTTTTATTAGTTGGATGTATTGGTTGTCATTTTCTGTAGGATATATTATTTTTCTTCAAATGCTTTGGAAAAATCCTTTATATATGTTTGAAATGCAAATGATTCTAAGGTTACGTCAGTGGAGAACTCTGTGGATAGCTAGATTTATTATTGGTTTATTATTTACCTTTTATTATGTGATAACTGCACTCAGCATTGCTATAATTTTATTTAGTTTTCTTCATGTAAGCATTCAATTTAATATGGGCTGGATTTTTATTTTTATCTATATCACTATAAATTTATTCTTGCATGGAACCATATGGTTAGTGTTGAAAAATCACTTAAATGTTGAAGTGGCTAACATTTGTGTGCTGGGTATGTTTTTTGCTGGTATTAAAATAGAAAATAAATATATTCCCTTATACTATGGTATGTATGAACATGTCCAAGGACAATCGCTTTTTATTCTTCTTGAACTTACAATCATTGCATGTCTCATGACATATGTTGTATATCATTCTAACAAAACCGATTATTTATAAAAGGAGCTTTATCATGTCTATAATTGAATTGAATGCAGTTACGAAAGTAATTAGAAAGCAAACTGTATTGGAAGATATTAATTTGTCATTAGCAAAAGGAAAAATCATTGGCTTTGTTGGTCATAATGGATCTGGAAAAACGATGCTTTTTCGAGTGATAGCTGGTTTGGTGAAACCAAGTGCTGGTGAGGTTATAGTATCTGATCAAATTTTGCATAAACAAATTTCGTTTCCTAAAAGTATTAGCGTGCTTTTAGAGAAACCCGCTTTTTTAGAACAATACAGTGGTTTTGATAATCTCAAGTTTCTTGCTGATATACAAAAGAGAATAGATGATCAACAAATTAGGCAGGTAATTGAAAGTGTTGGACTGAATCCTGATGATAAAAGAAGTGTTAAAACATATTCGTTAGGTATGAAACAAAAATTAGCAATTGCTCAAGCTATTATGGAAAAGCCAGACATTATCTTATTAGATGAACCGATGAATGGACTGGACGAAGATTCAGTGAAAAATGTATATCATTTGATTAAAGCAGAAAATGAAAGAGGTGCAACTGTTTTATTAACTTCTCACCATAAAAAAGATATAGAGGAACTATGTCATATTGTTTATAAAATGAATTCTGGAAAAATACAAACTACAGATTAATGTCTTTTATATAATAACCAATTTTAGAAAGAAAATCATAATTTATTCTCTCAGACTCTAGAGAAACCCCGCCTTTACTTTAAGTAAAAGTGGGGTTTTCCTTATTTTATAAAATAGATCAGTTCGCATATGATTAATAGAATCCTGTTAATCTGAGTTTTCTAGATTCATGGCAGCTAAGGTTAAGCCTCATCTTTTGAAAGTCTTTTCAATGCATGAAAGATTGTCAAACGTATACCCGTCTCTCTTTATGCATAGATATTTTTAGTCTTGCTAAATATGACGGTGATACTGTTTAGTGTTATTTTCACTGAGAATACAGCTGTTCAGTGTCTTATTATATGTTCCGATGAGTAAGATGTTGTTCTATTAGATTGTCGCCTATCTCAATGATAAATCTTCATAAAAAACAAGTGTGGAATTGAAAAAAAGATTGGAATCTTGCTAACGAGAAAATATGTATTTTCCAACATACATTGAAAATTCTTTTTAATATCCTGCTGTATTATATTTTAAAGGATGTTACCGTTGGATGTAAGGAATGATTGGCCAATCTTCCAATAAGAGTTGGAGGGGAATCATGAATTACAAAATTGAAATAGTAAGCAATATGAAGATGGTGTATATGAGGAATATAGGACCATATGCCAACAAAGAAAATGTAGAGATGATGAAGAGATTTAAACAATGGATCAATCAACATCAATTAAATGATGAATTAAAGGAATTTGGTATATATGGTGTTCCTCAAGATGATCCTGGTAAAATTCCACCAGAAAAATGCAGATACGACCTCATGTTGATGACAAATAGAGATTTCTCAAAAGATCAAATGGTTCAGACTGGACATGTTGAAGGGGGAAAGTATGCTGTGTTTACAGTGACACATACAATCGAAAAAGTGAATTTGTTTTGGAGCCAATTGCCTCAAATGATCCAAAACAATCAATTGAACATGCGTCAGGCATCTATTATGGAGAGATATAGAGAAGAAGAAGGCGTGTGTGAGTTCTTACTACCTATCTTTTAAACACTTGAACGAAATTCAATGAGAAAGCAGACCTTTATGGTCTGTTTTTCTTCCTATCAGATTTATATTCTTAAATCATCTTGCTTCAAATGCTATACTATGGCTAAACCATTCATGAAGGGTCATGATAGGAGGAGCATTGTGTGATATTCAACATAGGTATTGTCATTGCTTTTATGATTGCTATTTTAGGCTTTACTGTTTTCATAGATGTAGGAAATGGATTGGGACCGGCTCTCAGCATCATCGGAGGACTGGTCATTTTATTCATAGCCGGTAGATGTCAAAGACGAAAAGAACAGAATGATCCAAACATTTTATTTGACAAAATGATGATGCTTTTTCACGAAGATGGGTTTCAAGCACCTACCTATATCTTTTCAGAGCAAGTTGATAAGGGCTTTGCGATTGATGATGAGTTAAAGAAAATGCGTTTTATTGAACATCAGCCTGGCGGGTCAACTAGAAAAAATAGATTTGCAGTCACAGATATTTCCTTGAAAGATTTGAAACAAGTTGAGATGTTAGAAGATGGTGTGCCGATTGATGATGTAGCGGAGAGTGATGATAAAGAAGAGGTCTCGACGCTTGAATTAAGGTTCACAATGAATGACCAAGAATTACACGCGATGACAATCAACTTCCTGCAATTTGATGTGCCTGTTCGTAAGAGCAATGCTCAATATTTAACTGAACGGGAAAATTTGCAGGAGATTTATCATGATATTGATGCAATGATGAAATCTGCGGATGAAATTGAATATCATCGCTCATAGAGAAGAAATCACAGTTGATGTGGTTTCTTTTTTTATGTGCAACAAGACAAAGCAGGTCCAGTCATTGTAGTTGAATGTTTTTCTCAAAAATGAATAAAGATAGACTAGACGCAAAAGCGAACATGGAGATAGAAAGAACGCTCATGTGATGAGGAGGAAAAATAAATGAAAAAGCTATGCAGGGAAGTCTGGATCGAAGTTAATCTTGATGCGATTAAAAGAAATATCGAAGCCATTCAAGCGCATATTCCGAGGAAAAGTAAGATCATGGCTGTCGTGAAGGCGAATGCTTATGGCCACGGTTCAGTGGAGGTAGCCCGGCAGGCACTGGAAAGCGGTGCGACGGAGCTCGCAGTTGCTAGCTTGGAGGAAGGCATTGTGCTGCGAAGAGCAAAAATTGAAGCACCGATTTTGGTTCTTGGATTTACCCCGCTCGACTGTGTGAAAAGGGCTGCGGCCTGGAGAATTGATCTATCTGGCCTTCGTGAAGACTGGATTGTTGAAGCAAATGAGATCTTAGCGGAAGAAGAAAGTCAGCGCCGGCTTGGGATACATGTCAATGTCGACACAGGGATGGGGCGATTAGGTGTACGGACAAAGGAAGAGCTGTTAGGAGTGGTGGAGGCACTTGAAAAGAGTGAAAACCTTAGATGGGACGGGATTTTTACGCATTTTTCCACTGCAGATGAGCCTGACCCTGATTTTACGCAGCTGCAGCACAGCATTTTTATTGATTTTCTTCGGTTTTTGAAAAAACGAGGAATTAAGCTGCCGACCGTACATATGAACAATACAGCGGCTGCCATCGTGTTTCCTGAATTTAGCGCTGATATGATTCGTCTGGGTATCGGGCTATATGGACTGTATCCCTCGCAATACATTGAAAGCTTAGACGCTGTTCAGCTAGAGCCCGCTCTCAGTTTAAAAGCAAGGATTGCGTTCGTAAAGGAAATGGTGACAAAGCCAAGGACCGTCAGCTATGGGGCAACCTATGTGGCAAAGCCTGATGAAGTGATTGCGACCATACCGATCGGTTATGCAGATGGGTACTCACGTGCTTTATCAAATCGGGGATTTATGCTTTTCCGCGGAAAACGAATGCCGATTGCTGGCCGAGTCACGATGGATATGACGATGATCAGTTTAGGAGAAATGAAAGCAAAGCAAGGCGAGGAAGTCGTCATATACGGTCGTCAAAAAGGCGGAGAAATTTCTGTCGATGAAATTGCTGAAATGCTCAATACAATCAACTACGAAGTCATCGCTACTTTAAGCCGACGTGTGCCGAGGTTTTATCGTCGAGGCGGGAAGATTATTAAAATATCAACGCCGGTGATGTATGTGTGAGGATTTTATTATAAAAAGTTTATTTAAAAACCATTAAATTGTAAACTTTACAAATATTAGATCGATAAAAGGAGGGAATATAATGATGTGGAGGAAGAAAAATGAAAAAGAAATTTTTACTATTTATCATGGTACTTCTTTTAACAAGTACTCTTAGTCCATTTAAAGCAGATGCAGAAACAAAATCAACTGGATGGACAAAACGAGCTGATTTACCAGAAGAACGTATTAATGCCGGTGTAGGAGTGGTAGATGGAAAGATTTATTTATTTGGTGGCGCAAGTGAAAAAAATAAGTTAAATAATCAAACATTTATGTATGACCCTAAGAAAGATGTTTGGGAAGAAAAAACGAGCATGCTGACAAATAGAACAGGCGGTACATATGCTACAGTAGGTAAGAAAATATATCTAATAGGTGGAATAAACGAAGAAACAAAAACAGCTTATAACACGATTGATATATATGATACAGAACTTGATCAGTGGGCTGAAGAACCGATTCAAATTCCAAGAGACCCTGTATTTTCAACTTATGACAAAGGAACTTTGTACGCAGTTGCAGTGAAAGAGAATATATATATTGTATCTTCAAAAAACTCTTATAAGAATAATGTCTATCAATATAATACAGCCTCTGGTGAATGGAAGAGCTTGAACTCATCGGCTTTACCATCTCGAAATGGGAGAGCCATTTCTGCAATTGACGGCAAAATATATGTTGCAGGCGGCGAAAATTTGATTGGACATAGTAGAGAAAAATCTTTGTTCCAGTATGATATTTCAACAGATAAATGGAGTAAATTAAAAGATAGTGACTTAACTTCAACTGTATTTGAACCGGCCTACGAAGCAAATAATGGGGAATTCTTCGTTATTGGTGGACAACGGACTGGTGATCGTTCAAGTGAAATGTTGAATATCGTTCAAATTTTCAATCCGAAAGATGGTCAATTTAAAAATTCAGCGTATGATTTGCCAGAAGGTAGAGTATCAGCTGTGGCAGCAATTGTTGATGACCAATTGTATGTCATTGGCGGACGTGACTACTCGAATAGCATGAGAAACCTCTCTGTAAAAAGTGATTACAAATCAGTGATTTCTATTCCATTAAGCGAGTTGCAAATAACTGAAGATGAAGCAAAGCCAGATGATGGCACAACCGAAGAACCAAAAGATCAGGACGGAACAAAGCCAGGTGATGGCACAAACGAAGAACCGAAAGATCAGGACGGAACAAAGCCAGGTGATGGCACAAACGAAGAACCGAAAGATCAGGACGGAACAAAGCCAGGTGATGGCACAAACGAAGAACCAAAAGATCAGGACGGAACAAAGCCAGGTGAAGAAGTAACAAAAGGTATACTTTCAATTACCATGATAAACGGGTTGGAAAAGGATTATTTGCTTTCAATGAAAGAAATCAACGATTTTCTAAACTGGTATAAAGAGAGAAGTTTTGGAATTGGGATGAACTTCTATGAAATCAATGATGAACACAATAAAGGGCCTTTCACAAGTAAGAAAGATTACCTCGTCTACCAAAATATCTTAATGTTTGATATCAAACAATACTGATATTCATAGAATTTGTAGAGCTGCTGATGATAGATCAGCAGCTCTTGTTTTTATAGAATTGTCAAAGTTAGGATCAACGTCATGAAAAAATGCGATATTTTTTTAAAAATCTGCTAAACATCCTATAACCACGTCCGATAATAGAATTGTCAGGGTTGATAAGCCCTAGAATAAAGGACTTTTTTCAGACAAGGACGTCTGTCAGGTCCCACATACATGGAGGTAATAGGAAATGAGAATTAACCACAATATCGCAGCACTTAACACATTGAACCGTTTGTCTGCAAACAACGCTTCAAGCCAAAAGAACATGGAGAAACTTTCTTCTGGTCTTAAAATCAACCGTGCAGGAGATGACGCAGCAGGTCTTGCAATCTCTGAAAAAATGCGTGGACAAATCCGCGGATTAGAAATGGCAACTAAAAACGCACAAGACGGTATCTCACTTATCCAAATCGCTGAAGGTGCATTGACTGAAACTCACTCAATCCTTCAACGTGTACGTGAATTAGTGGTTCAAGCTGGAAACACTGGTACACAAGACGATACAGACCTTGGTGCAATTCAAGAAGAGATCAAGGCGCTTGTTGAAGAAATTGGCAATGGAGCAGACAAAAATGGTATTTCTGATCGTACAGAATTCAACGGTAAAAAATTACTTGATGGTTCTTTCAGTTCAACTGGAACAGATTCTTTAACTTTCCAAATTGGAGCTAACGGAGCTCAACAATTATCAGTTAACATTGAAGCAATGTCTGCTGACAAACTTGGTGCAACTCTACCCGATGGTACTTTAGTAGCGAACCAAGCTGTAAAAGATATTGATGTTACAAAATTTGCAGCAAACGCAGCTGATGTAGCTGATGTTGGTTTTGATGCACAATTAGGAATTGTTGATGGAGCAATCAAACAAGTATCTACTCAACGTTCTAAACTAGGTGCGGTCCAAAACCGTCTAGAGCACACAATCAACAACCTTGGTGCTTCTGGTGAAAACTTAACAGCTGCTGAGTCTCGTATCCGTGACGTTGACATGGCGAAAGAAATGAGTGAGTTCACAAAGAACAACATTCTTTCTCAAGCGTCTCAAGCAATGCTTGCACAAGCGAACCAACAGCCACAAAACGTACTTCAATTGCTACGTTAATGACAGGCCCCTTTATGGGGCTTTTTTTTATGCTTTTTTCTTCGCATTTTCTACAGTCTTATGATTCTTAAATCCCTCTGTTAAATCATGATAAATGACCTTTAATTTTGGCATACTCTAGCGAAACGATCATAGTGAATGAGACTTAATCCTTATTTATCCCTTTTTTGTTAAACATATTCCATTAAAGTTCGATAAATGGATTGTAAGGCTTACAAAAAAATTCTAATTGAGAACTTTTGGACATGGATGTCTAATTGGTTCAAACACATGGAGGTCATTTAATATGAGAATTAACCACAATATCGCAGCACTTAACACACTGAACCGTTTGTCTGCAAACAATGGAGCAGGACAAAAGAACATGGAGAAGCTTTCTTCTGGTCTTAAAATTAACCGTGCAGGAGATGATGCAGCAGGTCTAGCAATCTCTGAAAAAATGCGTGGTCAGATCCGCGGATTAGAAATGGCGACGAAAAATGCTCAAGACGGTATCTCTCTTATTCAAACAGCTGAGGGTGCATTGACTGAAACTCACTCAATCCTTCAACGTGTACGTGAACTAGTCGTTCAAGCTGGAAACACTGGTACACAAGATGAAACAGACCTTGGTGCAATTCAAGAGGAAATTGATGCACTAGTTCAGGAAATTGGGAACGGTACAGATAAGAACGGTATTTCTGACCGTACTGAATTCAACGGAAAGAAACTTCTTGATGGAACTTTTGCTGCTGAACCAGAAGACGGAGAACCGAAAAAACTTACTTTCCAAATTGGAGCTAACGGTGCGCAGCAATTGTCAGTTCATATTGAAGCAATGTCTGCTGATAAACTTGGAGTTGAGGATAAAACCGTTTCTACTATTAAAGTAACTGATTTCGCCGAAATTGCAGCAGATGAAGAAGGTGGATTTAACGATCAATTAGCAATCATTGATGGAGCGATCAAACAAGTTTCAGACCAGCGTTCTAAACTTGGTGCGGTCCAAAACCGCCTAGAGCACACAATCAACAACCTTGGTGCTTCTGCTGAAAACTTAACAGCTGCTGAGTCACGTATTCGTGACGTTGACATGGCGAAAGAAATGAGTGAGTTCACAAAGAACAACATTCTTTCTCAAGCATCTCAAGCAATGTTAGCTCAAGCAAACCAACAGCCGCAAAACGTACTTCAATTATTACGTTAATGAAAAAGCCCCTCTAAGGGGCTTTTTTTGTTTCAATCGAATGACAGCAAGTGCTGTAAACTAAAGTCAGGAACCGCTTCATGGAAAAAAGCTCGATTGTCTTCATCATTCTCTTGATCCCACTGACTCCACCATTCAGCAATTTCTCCAGAAGCGTCGGCTTGAATCATGTCATGCAGTTGTTCTAAGTTGATGATCTCTCTCGGTTCGGTTAAGAAAGAGTGCATCCGGTGATACGCTTCAAGACGTTCAGGCTGTTTTGTTACTATGGTGTATTGTACGTAGCGATTTAAAAATCCTTGTATGAACGTCAAATGGGGAATGGTTGTTTCTCCTTTTAATTTGACGCCTTCCCACGCCATATCAGCAATCGCACAAAGCCACCAGCCAAGTTCATTGGCATGCTGCATTTGTTGTAATGTGTCCTTTTCAAATGATAGCTGCTCCTTTTTTTGTGCTTGTTTGAGCATACGCTCAAGAGTTTGTGCTTCGAGTGCGGCCTTTGTCATTCCTTGCCCATGAATGGGATCTAATGTACACAAGGCATCGCCCATCACCAATAATCCACTCGGCCA
Encoded proteins:
- a CDS encoding ABC transporter permease; this translates as MCELRKLIKNKLLYIVLFISICIVLVNAIIGSIQYNTEYDLYNRLYSKFPDALAMISPHQYWMGLSDSFFSSFFYFIFPLLIGLPIVDSIFREKSSGNVEYILTKESRLRYYSRKFIFTYFSGVILFAFPLLIGILISNLVNGQWDFSAYTDVYKKVMNGTASFADNVFDGQKKEMFSDLLAKSPYLYICIYYLIAALYAGMYACFGLAISLFLKNRYIVLLSPLMLYLGFWLLCSLIGKVSIDPFNFLDPRQPVHNLSYSSFYINFIIGMLTIVIIYILGVKKNSDTI
- a CDS encoding ABC transporter ATP-binding protein; amino-acid sequence: MSIIELNAVTKVIRKQTVLEDINLSLAKGKIIGFVGHNGSGKTMLFRVIAGLVKPSAGEVIVSDQILHKQISFPKSISVLLEKPAFLEQYSGFDNLKFLADIQKRIDDQQIRQVIESVGLNPDDKRSVKTYSLGMKQKLAIAQAIMEKPDIILLDEPMNGLDEDSVKNVYHLIKAENERGATVLLTSHHKKDIEELCHIVYKMNSGKIQTTD
- a CDS encoding AraC family transcriptional regulator encodes the protein MNYKIEIVSNMKMVYMRNIGPYANKENVEMMKRFKQWINQHQLNDELKEFGIYGVPQDDPGKIPPEKCRYDLMLMTNRDFSKDQMVQTGHVEGGKYAVFTVTHTIEKVNLFWSQLPQMIQNNQLNMRQASIMERYREEEGVCEFLLPIF
- the alr gene encoding alanine racemase, whose amino-acid sequence is MKKLCREVWIEVNLDAIKRNIEAIQAHIPRKSKIMAVVKANAYGHGSVEVARQALESGATELAVASLEEGIVLRRAKIEAPILVLGFTPLDCVKRAAAWRIDLSGLREDWIVEANEILAEEESQRRLGIHVNVDTGMGRLGVRTKEELLGVVEALEKSENLRWDGIFTHFSTADEPDPDFTQLQHSIFIDFLRFLKKRGIKLPTVHMNNTAAAIVFPEFSADMIRLGIGLYGLYPSQYIESLDAVQLEPALSLKARIAFVKEMVTKPRTVSYGATYVAKPDEVIATIPIGYADGYSRALSNRGFMLFRGKRMPIAGRVTMDMTMISLGEMKAKQGEEVVIYGRQKGGEISVDEIAEMLNTINYEVIATLSRRVPRFYRRGGKIIKISTPVMYV
- a CDS encoding Kelch repeat-containing protein, whose product is MKKKFLLFIMVLLLTSTLSPFKADAETKSTGWTKRADLPEERINAGVGVVDGKIYLFGGASEKNKLNNQTFMYDPKKDVWEEKTSMLTNRTGGTYATVGKKIYLIGGINEETKTAYNTIDIYDTELDQWAEEPIQIPRDPVFSTYDKGTLYAVAVKENIYIVSSKNSYKNNVYQYNTASGEWKSLNSSALPSRNGRAISAIDGKIYVAGGENLIGHSREKSLFQYDISTDKWSKLKDSDLTSTVFEPAYEANNGEFFVIGGQRTGDRSSEMLNIVQIFNPKDGQFKNSAYDLPEGRVSAVAAIVDDQLYVIGGRDYSNSMRNLSVKSDYKSVISIPLSELQITEDEAKPDDGTTEEPKDQDGTKPGDGTNEEPKDQDGTKPGDGTNEEPKDQDGTKPGDGTNEEPKDQDGTKPGEEVTKGILSITMINGLEKDYLLSMKEINDFLNWYKERSFGIGMNFYEINDEHNKGPFTSKKDYLVYQNILMFDIKQY
- the hag gene encoding flagellin Hag, yielding MRINHNIAALNTLNRLSANNASSQKNMEKLSSGLKINRAGDDAAGLAISEKMRGQIRGLEMATKNAQDGISLIQIAEGALTETHSILQRVRELVVQAGNTGTQDDTDLGAIQEEIKALVEEIGNGADKNGISDRTEFNGKKLLDGSFSSTGTDSLTFQIGANGAQQLSVNIEAMSADKLGATLPDGTLVANQAVKDIDVTKFAANAADVADVGFDAQLGIVDGAIKQVSTQRSKLGAVQNRLEHTINNLGASGENLTAAESRIRDVDMAKEMSEFTKNNILSQASQAMLAQANQQPQNVLQLLR
- the hag gene encoding flagellin Hag, whose protein sequence is MRINHNIAALNTLNRLSANNGAGQKNMEKLSSGLKINRAGDDAAGLAISEKMRGQIRGLEMATKNAQDGISLIQTAEGALTETHSILQRVRELVVQAGNTGTQDETDLGAIQEEIDALVQEIGNGTDKNGISDRTEFNGKKLLDGTFAAEPEDGEPKKLTFQIGANGAQQLSVHIEAMSADKLGVEDKTVSTIKVTDFAEIAADEEGGFNDQLAIIDGAIKQVSDQRSKLGAVQNRLEHTINNLGASAENLTAAESRIRDVDMAKEMSEFTKNNILSQASQAMLAQANQQPQNVLQLLR